From Phycodurus eques isolate BA_2022a chromosome 1, UOR_Pequ_1.1, whole genome shotgun sequence, one genomic window encodes:
- the gpd2 gene encoding LOW QUALITY PROTEIN: glycerol-3-phosphate dehydrogenase, mitochondrial (The sequence of the model RefSeq protein was modified relative to this genomic sequence to represent the inferred CDS: deleted 1 base in 1 codon), protein MAFRKALKRTAFIGGGAVATFFGLSQLIEYKKKQARLAHVAAEAELRAPFADELPSRQAQLTTLKNKEFDVLVIGGGATGVGCALDAVTRNLNTALVERNDFSSGTSSRSTKLIHGGVRYLQKAIMKLDYEQYMMVKEALHERANLLEVAPHLSAPLPIMLPVYKWWQLPYYWAGIKMYDVVAGIQCLKSSYVLSKTKALELFPMLKKDKLVGAIVYYDGQHNDARMNLAIGLTAARYGAAMANYTEVVHLLKKKDPQTSSDKVCGARCRDVLTGEEFDVKAKCVINATGPFTDSIRKMDGQETKNICQPSAGVHIVIPGYYSPDNMGLLDPATSDGRVIFFLPWEKMTIAGTTDTPTNVTAHPIPGENDINFILSEVRNYLSPDVEVRRGDVLAAWSGIRPLVTDPNSKDTQSICRNHIVSISDSGLVTIAGGKWTTYRSMAEETLDAAIKTHALPAEKCKTVGLMLEGSKGWTPTFYIRLVQDYGLEQEVAQHLASTYGGKAYDVAKMALVTGQRWPIVGKRLVSEFPYIEAEVLYAIKEYACTAIDLIARRTRLGFLNVQAADEALPRIVQIMAKELGWSQERKMAELEAAKKFLYHEMGYRSRSEQLTKTSEMTLDNQEVARYKKRFHMFDKESKGFITTVDVQEVLDSINVHIDENALHEILNEVDVNKNGQIEIDEFLQLMSAVKKGQVSDSRLAILMKSAEETLDKRGPVTVDRSGGGV, encoded by the exons ATGGCGTTCAGGAAGGCCCTCAAACGGACAGCTTTTATCGGCGGCGGGGCCGTCGCCACCTTTTTCGGTCTGTCACAGCTCATAGAGTATAAGAAGAAGCAG GCTCGGCTAGCTCACGTGGCGGCGGAAGCAGAGCTGAGAGCTCCCtttgcagatgagcttccctcGAGGCAGGCCCAGCTTACCACGCTGAAAAACAAAGAGTTTGATGTCCTGGTAATTGGAGGCGGAGCCACGGGTGTAGGATGTGCCTTAGATGCTGTCACACGCA ACCTTAACACTGCTCTTGTTGAGAGGAATGACTTCTCTTCTGGGACAAGCAGTCGGAGCACCAAGCTCATCCATGGTGGAGTACGCTACCTCCAGAAGGCCATCATGAAACTGGACTATGAGCAG TACATGATGGTGAAAGAGGCCCTCCACGAGCGAGCCAACCTCCTTGAGGTTGCGCCTCACCTGTCAGCGCCACTTCCCATCATGCTTCCTGTTTACAA ATGGTGGCAGCTTCCATATTATTGGGCGGGCATCAAGATGTATGACGTGGTGGCTGGAATACAGTGTTTAAAGAGCAGTTACGTCCTCAGTAAGACCAAAGCCCTGGAGCTCTTTCCCATGCTGAAGAAAGACAAGCTGGTGGGAGCCATCGTCTATTATGATG GGCAGCACAATGATGCCCGTATGAACTTGGCCATCGGCCTTACCGCTGCCCGCTATGGCGCTGCCATGGCCAACTACACTGAGGTGGTTCACCTGCTCAAGAAAAAGGACCCGCAGACCAGCAGTGACAAGGTGTGCGGGGCCCGCTGCCGGGATGTGCTCACAG GAGAGGAATTCGATGTCAAAGCCAAATGTGTGATCAACGCCACGGGGCCCTTCACAGACTCAATCAGGAAGATGGAT GGCCAggaaaccaaaaacatttgcCAGCCCAGTGCCGGCGTGCACATCGTCATCCCTGGCTACTACAG CCCTGACAACATGGGCCTGCTAGATCCCGCCACCAGTGATGGCCGAGTCATCTTCTTCTTGCCTTGGGAGAAGATGACCATTGCTGGAACCACAGACACCCCCACCAATGTGACAGCCCACCCCATCCCTGGGGAGAACGACATCAACTTCATCCTGAGCGAGGTCCGCAACTATCTCAGCCCCGACGTCGAAG TGAGACGAGGTGACGTGTTGGCAGCATGGAGTGGAATCCGTCCGCTGGTGACGGATCCCAACTCCAAAGACACTCAGTCCATCTGCCGTAACCACATTGTCAGCATCAGTGACAGTGGATTGGTCACCATTGCAG GTGGCAAGTGGACGACCTATAGATCCATGGCTGAAGAAACTCTGGATGCTGCCATTAAAACACATGCCCTCCCAGCTGAGAAATGCAAGACTGTGGGCCTGATGCTGGAGGGTTCCAAGGGCTGGACGCCGACGTTTTACATCCGTCTGGTGCAAGACTATGGCTTGGAGCAGGAA GTCGCGCAGCATCTGGCCTCTACGTACGGAGGGAAGGCATATGATGTGGCCAAGATGGCGCTGGTCACAGGGCAAAGATGGCCGATAGTTGGGAAAAGGCTGGTGTCTGAGTTTCCATACATTGAGGCTGAG GTGCTGTACGCCATCAAGGAGTACGCATGCACCGCCATTGACCTCATTGCCCGGCGAACGCGACTGGGCTTCCTGAACGTGCAGGCGGCGGACGAAGCCCTCCCACGCATTGTGCAGATTATGGCCAAGGAGTTGGGCTGGAGCCAAGAGCGCAAGATG GCTGAGCTGGAAGCAGCTAAAAAATTCTTGTACCATGAGATGGGCTACCGATCTCGCTCTGAGCAGTTGACCAAGACATCTGAAATGACCCTGGataaccaggaagtagccag GTATAAGAAGCGCTTTCATATGTTTGACAAAGAGAGCAAAGGATTCATCACCACAGTTGATGTTCAAGAAGTCCTGGAC AGTATCAATGTCCACATTGATGAGAATGCCCTCCATGAAATTCTTAATGAGGTTGACGTCAACAAGAATGGACAGATTGAAATAGATGAATTCCTACAG TTGATGAGCGCTGTCAAGAAGGGCCAAGTGTCCGACAGTCGCCTAGCAATCTTGATGAAGTCGGCCGAGGAAACACTGGATAAGAGGGGCCCTGTGACGGTGGACCGAAGCGGGGGCGGAGTCTGA